Below is a genomic region from Gillisia sp. Hel_I_86.
ATGCCTGATCTGGTCTACACGATACAAACACATCCTCACAAAATGGAGACAATATCTCTTGTAGGTAGGTATGTTGTGATACACCGTGATATTTCATAAAAACTTTATCGACTCCCATACGTGTGCTTTTTCCTCCACCTAAAATTAATCCTTGAATCTTTGGGATCCGGTTTTCTACAAGTTTTTTCACAAAGCCACTTATTATTTTTTCATCTGTCAGTAAGAAAACAGGCAGTTCTGCATATTTTGGGATCAACTCTTTAATATATTCAGGAATTTCTTTGTCTTCGTGATCAGTTCTTACAAGAGCAATTACATTCGTTAATGCTTCTTTTCTTTTAATAAGAGAGGCTTCTTTTTTTTTATCTATCATCACTATTTGATGATTCGCCTTCTCGTGGTTTCCATTAACCAAAATAAGCTGTGAGGAATTAAAAAAAGTATCCTGCTCGAACTTTGAAACTGTATTAAATACATTGAACTGATGATGGGTGATCTTATTTATAAAATTTTTAGTAAAAGCAACAGAAGGAGATTCTTTTTCATTATCGGTATGTGATGCGTGGTCGGCATCTACATAAGCTACAGAAAATTCATCCTGAAGTTGCTTGCCAATACTAGAAGCCAAGGTTTGGATACGATTGCAATTACTTCCAAGGATGCTAATTTCGTTTCTCCCATAAAAACCTTTATCTGGTTTTGTTAACTTGCTATGCTGCTCGTGTTTCATTGTTATTTTGTATATAATATTCTTAATGTCAAAAGAAGATGAACCTAAAAGTTAATTTTTTTTTATTTAAAAACCAAGTATGATAAATTATTTATAAAAACATCAATATAAACCTTTAATTAATAAGTTATTTTTAATATTTTCACTAATGTGAAATCACAATACTCACAAATATATTTAGACTACAATGCTACAACACCTTGCGATCAAGCTGTTGTTGATGTCATGTTTCCATATTTTAACACGCATTTTGGCAACGCTTCAAGTAGTCATCATCCTTTTGGGTGGTTAGCTAAAGATGCTATAGATGAAGCTACTGAAGCTATATCTAAAACATTAGGAGTTTCATCAAAAGAGTTTGTGTACACTTCTGGTGCTACAGAAAGTATCAATGGGATTTTAAAAGGTCTTTATAGAAAAAACAAATCTAAACGCAATCATATTGTCACCACAAAAGCTGAACATAAAGCAGTGCTCGATGTTTGTAAATTTCTTGAATCTGAAGGTGCTTTAGTAACCTATCTCGATGTTACTTCGGATGGTTTGGTTGATATTCAACAACTAAAAGATTCAATTTCTAAAAACACCTTAGTCGTTTCTATACTCTACGCTAACAATGAAACAGGTGTTATACAGCCACTAGATGTCATTTCGCGATTATGTAAAGCTAAGGGGAGTTTTCTCTTTTCAGATGCTACTCAAGCCTTAGGGAAAATTGAAATGAATGATTTTTTTGAACAGGTAGATTTTGCGTGTTTTTCCGGACATAAACTATACGGTCCTAAAGGTATTGGTCTTAGTTTTATTAAAGAAAAAAACGCCAATAACATCGATGCTTTTATTCACGGAGGCGGGCAACAACGCTCATTGAGAGGAGGTACTTATAATACGCCTGCTATTGTTGGTCTTTCTAAAGCTATAGTGCTGGCAGAAAAATCTTTAACTAAAGAAACAAAGCGTTTAAAAGATTTGAGAAATCAGCTTCAAGATGGGTTATCTGCAATTGAGGAATCTATTGTTAATGGCAAGAATGTTAATAGATTACCCAACACACTTAATATATCTTTTAAGTATATAGATGGTGTAAATTTACTTCGCGGCTTGAGTAGATTCTTAGCTGTTTCAAATGGATCTGCTTGTAACTCTGCAGAGGTAAACCCTTCGCACGTGTTAATAGCGATGGACATTCCTGCTACCTTAGCTTTTTCAAGCTTACGATTTAGCTTGGGGCGTTTTACTTCATCAGAAGATATTAAAAACACAATTAATATTGTGACTAATGAAGTCGCAAAACAACGCAAGTCTAATATTCTTTGGGAACGAAGAGATTCTTAATCTTAATTATTTAAAATATCTAAGATCCTTACTAATTTAAAATCTGTCGTGAATAGGTTTTTCCTTATCTCTCAACATTCCTCCGTTTTTATTAGAAAACACTCCTAAAATTTCCGCAAAAATACTTGTAGCAATTTCTTCAGGTGTATTAGCTCCTATTTCTAAACCACAAGGTGCATAAATACGCTGAAGTTGCTCCTCTGTAATTGGAGTGCCGGAATTTAAAAAATCAGATTTCATTTTTTCAAACCGCTTTTTAGGTCCCAAACTAGCAATGTAAGGTGCTGGACTTTGCAATGTCTTTTTAAGATTTATGGTATCAGTTTTATAATCGTGAGCCATTAAAATCACAGCTGTTCGATCATCAATTTGTGGTCGCTTATTTTCATCTTTACTGTAAATATGCTTTACAGAGTCGAGTCTATCTTTTTTTAATTTTTGTAAATTACCTACTAAACTCACTTCCCAATCGAGTACCTGTGCAAGGTCAATCATTGGGTATACATCATAGTTATCGCCGTAGATAACAAGATGAAATTGTGGAGGAATAAGCTCAATAAAAGCACTTATTTCAAGCTTGCCTATAGTGTAATTATAAATTCGGGATTTTTTGGTGTCCAGAACCTTAAGGATATCTTTTGTAAGCATGTTTTTTAATTCGGAATGCTTACATCCTTCCAGAGTTTGTGTCTCTGTATCATAATAATAAGTATGCCCTAGTGGAATATTTTCATCAGATTTATTAGTTGCTGTTACAGTAACCAGAATATGGGATTTTCTTGAGGAAATACATTTTTCTAACAAGCTAATGGTATTATTCTTTGAAGTGATAGGAGAAATTAAGACATCAATTATTCCGTTACATCCAAGTCCTACACCTATTTGGCTTTCATCATCTTTCGTGGTGTCGTATGTTACAATTGAAGGTTCCTCTTTAAGGATAGCTATTTGGGATCGTTTTAAAGCATCGCCTTCCAGACATCCACCACTAATACCACCTTCAAAAATGCCCGATTCAAAAACAAGCATTCGTGCGCCTTCTCTCCGATATGAGGATTCCTCAACTCTAACAACCTGAGCAATAGCGGATTTCTCAGAAGAAGTACTGTAAAAGTTATATAATTTTATAATGGATTTTATTTCTTTCATTATGATATCTCTCTGTTTTTTTTCATTAAAACTACAATAAAACTATAAATTTTATCGTAGTTTACTTCTTTACTTAAAAATATATGAATATTCCAAAACACCAATATAATGCAGCTTAAAGACAGTTTTGATAGAACAATAGATTATATACGTATTGGAGTTACAGACCGTTGTAATTTAAGATGTTTTTATTGTATGCCTAAAGAAGGGATACCTTACGAGCCTAAAGCAGATTTATTGAGTTATGAAGAAATTATCAGGCTTCTCGATGTTTTAGGAAATCTTGGTTTTAAAAAAGTTAGGTTTACTGGAGGAGAACCTTTTTTACGAAAGGATTTTATAACACTTTTAGAGAAGACTCACCAATTATCTCATTATAAGGAAATTCGTATTACTACCAATGGAACTCTGATGACCCAACACATTCCGAAACTTAAAGAATTAGGCATTGACACTATAAATTTAAGTCTCGACACTTTGGATGCAGAACGCTTTAAGGAGATTACCAGACGAGATGATTTCAGTAAAGTGATAGACGCCTTTCACACGCTATTAGATGAAGGTTTTACCTTGAAAATTAATGCTGTTGTAATGAACGGAATTAACACAGAAGATATCCTTCCATTGGTGGCCTTGGCGGAAGAGCATCCTGTAAGTATTCGATTTATTGAGGAGATGCCATTTAATGGTGGTTATAAAGAAAATGACACCAAATTTAATGCGACGGATATTTTTGATACGATAAAAAATAAATATGCAAGCCTTTCAGCTAAAACAGGAAAGCATGGAGACACAGCAACTAATTATACTATTGATGGTTTTAAAGGTGATGTTGGAATAATTGCAGCCTTTTCACGCACTTTCTGTAACACCTGTAACCGACTACGTATTACACCTAAAGGTGATATAAAAACGTGTTTGTATGATGGCGGAACTTTTAGCATAAGAGATTTTATACGCTCTGGTGTGACTGATGAACAAATAGCCAATAAATTTATTGAACTTATTAAACTAAAGCCCGAAAATGGCTTTGTAGCTGAAGAAGGAATAAAAAAATCTCCTGTACGTGGAGAAAGTATGAGTACTATAGGTGGTTAAAAAAATGAATAGAACGTTTATAACATATAAGGAAGCACTACAGATTTTGGAAGATAATAAGACATCTTTTCCAACTATTTCTGTCCCAATAAACGATTGTGGAGGAGGATTTCTTGCTGAGGATCTAATTGCAGATAGGGACTTTCCACCATATCACAGAGTGACAATGGATGGCATAGCCATTCGACACAGGACTTTTGAAAATGACACACATATATTTCCTATTCAGGAAGTGGCACCAGCTGGGACAGCACAAAAAACATTAGCTGATGTTAATAATTGTATCGAAGTAATGACAGGAGCCATACTTCCCAAAAAAACAGATACCGTTATTCGTTATGAAGATCTTGATATTAAAGATGGCCTTGCCCGAATAACTATTGATACGATTACTAAAAGACAAAATGTACATTTTAAAGGGATAGATATAACAGAAAATACTGTTATTAAAAAGGCAGGACAACAAATTTCCAGTGCCGAAATTAATGTTGCTGCAGCAACAGGTATGGATAAGGTTCTGGTTCGTAAAATGCCTAAAGTGGTTATTATTTCTACTGGAGACGAATTGGTAGATGTACATGAAAAACCACTTGAACATCAAATACGAAGATCCAATGTATATGGTATTAAAAACACCTTTAGAGAATGGGGTATTCCTGCTGAATTAAAACACCTGCCCGATAATAAGGAAGAAATAGAAACCATCATTGCTGGCTTTCTTATAGACTTTGATATGCTAGTTATTACAGGTGGAGTTTCTAAAGGTAAATTTGACTACTTACCAGATGTGCTTACCAAACTTGGTGTTGTCAAACATTTTCATAAAATACAACAGCGACCCGGTAAACCATTTTGGTTTGGGACTAAAGGTAAAGACACACACGTTTTTGCATTGCCCGGCAACCCTGTTTCTTCATTTGTGTGTCTATATGCATATATTCGGTTTTGGCTTCAAAAGTCTTTACGAATTGAAGACGAGCCAACCTATGCTGCTCTTAGCGAAGACATAATATTCAATCCTGACCTAGTGTTTTTCACAGAAGTAAAAATAAGCAGTGATCCAAATGGAACATTAAATGCACAGCCTATTTTTGGGAATGGCTCAGGAGATTTCATCAATCTTGTTAATACTGATGGATTTTTAATCCTTCCGCAGGAAAAGAAAGTTTTTAAAAAAGGGGAGGCATATCCCTTTATATCCTATAGAAATAAATTATGACATTATGGAATCAGAAAACACATCCTGTTGCAACAGTCAAGAAACAGCCGTTCTAAAAAAAGCCCATACTTTTAAAAGTGGGCTAATGTCATTTTTATCGACTGCCTTAATAATTGTGTTGCCTAAATGCCCTTTTTGCGTTGCAGCTTATTCTGGTGCCATCCTGATGTTTTTTGATGTAGAAAATGAAGCATTAATCCCTTTCTTTTTACATGGAAAACCAGTTTTAGGAGTTGTAATTATTGCATTAATATTCTTTAATTTCAATACTAAAAAATCTAAAATTGCTTTAAGTATTTCTATTTTTGCTCTTATTTTATTATTATTATCTACCTACGGAAATATTCGTTTAGTACCAGATTGGATTATCTATATTGGTTTTCTTTTTGCAGTTTGGTATAATGGTAATTTCCGATATTTTTACAACTTTTTAAAAACAAGTAAACTTGCAAAAGCACTTAAGCACTAATATAAAAAGCAATGAAGATACTATTGTTTGGCATTTCAAAAGATATTGTTGGAGCATCCTCTCTACTAATAAATGATGGAAAAAAAACCCCCACAACAGTTAAAGAATTAAAACAATTCATTTCTAATAAATACCCTGAATTTAATACACTTTCTTCTTTAGCGATTGCTGTAAATAGTAATTATGCAGATGATACAACATTGCTACAAGAGGAAGATGAAATCGCAATTATACCGCCTGTAAGCGGAGGATGATTATGAAAATAGATATTCAAATAGTAAACGATATAGATACCACAAAGGTATACCAACAACTATCTCATCCAGAAAGCGGAGGTATTTGTGTTTTTATAGGAAGTGTTCGTAATACTACTCAAAATAAAAAAGTTGAAGCTCTTGATTTTGAGACCTATGAAAAGATGGCCATTAAAGAAATGCAGGTTATAGCAGAGGAAGCTATTCGTAAATGGAAATTAAATAAAGTAATACTACACCACGCTCACGGAAAAAAAGAAGTAGAAGACCCTGTAGTTATGGTTGGCGCTTCGTCTGCACACCGAGATGCTTGTTTTGAAGCCTGCCGTTACCTTATAGACACACTTAAAGAGCGTGTTCCTATTTGGAAAAAGGAATTCTTTACCAATAAAACTGTATGGGTATCTGCCCATCCATAAAGATGCTTATTTACGTACGCGTAATCTACAATACAATGAAATTATGAGTCACAAATTATCACATATAGATGAATCCGGAAATGCTGCAATGGTAGATGTTTCAGCTAAAGAAGCAACTACTCGAATTGCAATAGCATCTGGAAAGATCTCATTTCCTCCAAAAGTTTTTGAAACCTTGAAATCTCAAGATTTTTTAAATAAAAAAGGGAGTATCACTCAAACTGCCATTATTGCCGGCATCCAAGCCGTAAAACAAACGGCAAACCTAATTCCTTTATGCCATCAATTGCCCTTGTCTAAAATAAATATAGAGGTGACTCCGGTAGTAAATGCTTTAAATATTGTGTGTGAAGTAAAATGCAACGAACGCACAGGTGTAGAAATGGAAGCCCTTACAGGTGTGAGTATATGTGCATTGACTATTTACGACATGTGTAAAGCACTGTCGCAAGATCTTAAGATTTCTGATATTCAACTTGAAAAGAAAGAAGGTGGGAAATCAAATTTTACTCGCCAAATTTAATGGAAAATGAACGATACATACGACAAACAATTTTAAAGGGCTTTGGATTAGAATCTCAAAAAGAATTAACCAACGCAAGTGTTTTAGTAGTAGGTGCTGGCGGTCTTGGAGTTCCTGTATTGCAATATTTAAATGCTATGGGAGTTGGCAAGATTGGTGTGATTGATAATGATGTTGTGAGCTTGAGTAACTTGCACAGGCAAGTTTTATATTCAGAAAAAGATATTGATAAATCTAAAATTGTATCTGCAATAGAAAAACTAAAAGCTCAAAATTCTAATACAGACTTAATAGGTTATGAAAGTTTTTTAACGAAGAACAATGCAATATCTATTATAGAGGATTATGATTTGGTTGTAGATGCATCAGATAATTTTTCAACACGTTATTTAGTCAATGATGTTTGCGTGATGTTAGGGAAGCCTTTTATATATGGAGCCTTACACGGTTTTGAAGGATATCTTAGTGTGTTTAATTATAAGGAAGGGCCAACGTATAGGTGTCTTTTTCCAACAATGCCAAAAGCTGAAGAGATCCCAAATTGCAACGAACAGGGTGTTCTAGGAGTAATTCCGGGTATTATTGGAAATTTGCAAGCTCTTGAAGCTGTAAAAATAATTACAGGGATGGGTAAAGTTCTTTCAAGGAAATTGCTCATTTTTAATGGACTTGAACAAGAATATCATAAATTCAATATTTGTAGTATCCCAAAAAATAAAATTATAACAGCATTACAAGAAAGTTATGAATTAGAATGTAATATTGATACTTCATCTGTAACTGCAAATACCTTCAGGGGGCTTTTAGATAGTAATGATCAGCTTCAATTAGTAGATGTGAGAACAGAGGGAGAATATCAAGATTTTCATCTAGAACAAGCCATTAATCTTCCGTTAGATTCTTTAGACTTAAACTATAATTCTATTAACTATAACAAACCTGTTTATTTTATTTGCCAATCTGGAGTACGAAGTGTGAAAGCCATTCAAATCTTGAGAAAATATCAACCAAAAGCCACTTTAATCAATATTGAAGGAGGGTTAAATCAATTAAGAGACTATGCTTCTGAACATTAAAAGATCGTTCCTTCTTTTTTCGGATTTTTTATTATAGCTACATTTTATTCTTCTGTTGGTTTTGGTGGAAGTTCCAGCTATTTAGCTTTATTGCCACTTTTTGCATTTTTTCTTTATTCGTTCTAATGCGCTTGTTGGCAATCTTTTAGTTGGTTCTGTAAATGCTTATTTGTTCTAGAATAACGGACATTTTTCTATTAGAGATTTTTTGCTTTTTATAATTACCGGTAAAGCAATCCATGGAAAGCTTAAAACACGTGGAGGAATGGATACTTTAGATAAATTTAAGGACCCATCCCAATACGGGAAAAATAGAAGTATGATCGCTATAGGAGGCTAGTTAATTTTGCCCTTTTTTAAATCCATAGGTATTTTGACGTATAAAATCTGTTGGGAATTCTTCATCACCCGGAAATCCTAATTCAATGGTTCCACTATCTTCCGGCACATAATTCGTTTTAAAAATATAATCCCAAAGACTTAAACTAATTCCAAAATTCACTCCATATTTACCATCTGGTAAATCATATGCATGATGGTACAAATGCATTACTGGATTATTGATAATATATTTTAGCGGTCCCCAAGTTATTTTGATATTAGAGTGGTTGATATGTCCAATAGTTATAGCAATAAAATGAACGATATATGCTTGCTCCGGCTCGAAACCAAATAAAATCATTATTCCAAATGTTTTAAGCGGTTTGTACAAGATATTTTCCATCCAATGGTAACGTAAATGTGCTGCAAAGCCCATTTCTTTAACACTGTGATGAACCTTATGATATTTCCAAAAGAAAGGATATTTATGCAGTAACGTATGTGTGAACCATTGCACAAAATCCAGAATAATAAAAAACACGAATAACTGCAACAACATCGGCCATGCCGAAGGATCAAACAAGGCTAATGATTTTTCTGAAACACCTAGATCCTCAAAACCAAGCTGTAGTATTTTATAAAATCCACTTATGGCGATAGAGAAGATAAAAAAGTTAAAAAACATATAGAAGCCATCTAACCAAAAATCCTTTCTGAAAATGGATTGCTCCTTACGCCAGGGAAAGATCATTTCCAGGCTCCAAACAATAAGGGAAATAGCAATTAAGCCCCAAAAATAATTCGTATACCAAGGCACTTCAAATAATATCGATTTCCATGTCCAATCTACCGTTCCGGTAAAAGCATTAAAAAATGCATCTAAATATTCATTCATATTTTATTATTCTATTATTGTTGTTATACTATCTTGGTCAAATGATAAGTCGTCAAACTGACTCCATTCTGTCCAAGAACCATCGTAATTTTTCACATTTTTATAACCTAATATTTGCGTAAGTACAAATGTTGTATGCGCTGAGCGTACACCACTATGACAATAAGCGATGATTTCATCATCCTTGGAAGCGCCAAGCTTATTATATATTTCAATTAAATCTTCTGTAGATTTCATTTTTTTATCACCATTATAATTAACAGATTTAGCCCAATCTATAGATTTACTATTTGGTATTCTCCCTCCTTTTGCCGCACCTTCTTTTTGCCTTTTTCCGGAAAATTCATCGTCTGTTCGAGCATCTATTATAAATGTATTATTAGCTACTGCTTGTATCATTTTTTCTTTAGAAATTAAATATTTCATCGAAGGCGCATCGGTTAACTTAAAGTTTGACCTCTTTACTATAGGTGTTTCCGTAGAAATAGCACCATTTTTTTCTTTCCATGCTGTTATTCCTCCATGTAATAATCTCACCTTTGTAAAATCATAATTTTGTAAGATCCACCATAATCTTGTAGAATCAACCAAGCCATTATCATCATAAATGATTATGGTATCCTTTGTGTTAATACCTAAACCACTAAATAGAGTCTCCATTTGTTTTTTTCCGGCCATCATGCCTTTATAAGGATAGGAGGCATCTTCAATATCTGTGCGCCAAATATTCATAGCACCTTCGATATGTTCGTTTGCATAGAATTCTGATTTTCTAAAATCCAAAATTTTGATGTTCGGTTCATTAGCGATTTTCAGCAACTCATCAACTTCGATCAAATAGTTAATTTTACTATCATCTTCGTCACTAATATTTAGATTAGCTTCTTCATTTTTAGTAACCTCTACTTTATTTTTTTTCTCTTCCTTACAAGATGAAAATGCGAGCAAACAACACAATAAACTAATTCTCCAGACCATACCATTCTATATTTGTTAAATTTTCACGTCTTCCTTTTTCCGTAACTGGATAATTAGTAACAAGATAATTCACTATTATTTCTTGATTAGCACCTAAATCCCATAGGTTTTGAGTTTCCTGCATCCATTTAATAGTTTCATTCCACCGCTCTGCGCTCATTTTATTTTGTGTGACCAATTTGGCCGAATGGCAATTGGTACAATTATTAACAACCGCCATTAAACCTACCCCATCAACCAGTCCTGTACGAACATGGATTCCATTTTCTATTAGGTTCTCGTCTATCTCTTCCGGAGTAACAACTAAAGCTTCTGTATTACTTTTAAAGGCCGAAAAATTCGGGTCGTTAATATAATATATTGTTGCCCCACCTGCTATTAAAAATATGCTGAAGGCTAAAATCATTAAATGATACACCTTCTTCGCGTATTTTTTAAATTCCTCTTCTTTAGTCATTTATGTTACTTTGATAGCAATTCTATGACAGGCATTGTTTAAATAACCTTTTGGATTCCAGCCGGGTAACAACATTGGTTGGGCTACACCTTGAGTGTCGGTTGCTTTTGCCCAAACCTCATAGTAGCCTTTTTTAGGAAAATCTATGGATGCCGAGAAATGTTGCCAAGCCAAACGGTTTACTGGATCCTCTATTTGGCACTCTCTCCAGATTGCCCCAAAATCTATGGAATATTCCATTTTTGAAACCTCTAATTCTCCTGCCCAAGCGTGGCCTCTAATTTTTAAGGATGTGCCATCTTTTAAAACCGCACCAGATTTAGGATATGTGATCAATGATTTTACAGGCATAGATTCTATAATGCACATGTCTTCATCTTTAACCTTTTCTCCCGGTGCCACAGGTTCGCATGGCACACGGTAGGCTGTCCCCATCATTTTAGTGCCATCGTGTATTTTGTTTCTAATGCTTATTCGATTAATCCATTTCCCCGAAACAGATGCTGGCCAACCACCTGCTACTAATCGTAATGGGTATCCGTGCGCAAGAGGGATTTCCTTTCCATTCATTTTGAACGCTAATAATGTTTCGTCTTGCAGGGATTTCACCATTGGAGCTCCTCTAGAAATTGGTTCTTTTTTTGGGTCTCTGCTTAAGTGTTCATCTACTGCATGATATCCTGTATAAACAGCATTATTTTTTATTCCTGCATCTTCTAAAACGTCACGTAGGCGTATACCGGTCCATGTTGCACAATGCACTGCACCAACTGTCCACTGGTTTCCTTTTGCTGGGGGATTAAATTCGCTTCGTCCATTTCCGCCACATTCCAATGTTAATTGGTAGGTGTGATGCTCGAATTTTGATTTCAATTCTTCCAGCGTATATGTTTTTTGGTTCACTACAGATTCTCCATCTATAGTAAGAGTCCATTTTTTTGCATCAATTGCTTCTGGAATTAGCCCATTATTTCTAATGAACATTGCAGAATTCGGTGTAATCTTATCGTCCAGTAAATGGGCTTGTGCTTCAATATTCCATGGCTTATCGTTAAGCACGAGCATTTCCTTGTTCTTATTAAACAATTTGAAGGGATCTGGATCTTGTAGCGCTAATAGATTATAATCTTCTAATAAATTGGATCCATAAACGATTTCAGCACCAATGAGAGTGGCCAAAGTACTTAAGGTTGTTTTTTTTACGAAATCTCTTCTTTTCAAGACAATAAAAATTATAATATTCCTAATATAAAAATCACAATATACAATGTGCCATATTTATCTACTGTAACAAATGTTACATTTAAACTTCTCTGAGAAGGTTAATTTTAAAATTTAAAAATCTAACTTAATAAAAATCTAACTTAATGAGATATACCAAATTCTTTATTCCAGTTCTAGGAATAGCTTCAGTTTTAAGTTTAAGCTGTAATTCAACCAAAAAGTCAGCTACTTTGGATAAACTAAATCCCCAAAAAGTTGCTTCAATATCTATACTTCATACTAATGATATGCATGGTTCTTATATGCCTTTTGAAACCAATTTAGGCAACGCTACAGCGCAAACTGGAGATTCCATAGACAATTACATGAAATTTGAGCGTAAAGCAAAAATTGGTGGATTCGAATATCTTGCAAGTGCTATAAAGTCTATAAGAAAAAACAAAGGTGATGACAGCGTAATATTATTGGATGGTGGAGATACTTTTAGTGACGACCAATTAGGCAACCTTACAAAAGGGGAGGCGATGATTAAAATGATGAATGAAGTGAATTATGATCTCATGGTTTTGGGAAATCACGATTTTGACTACGGTCTTGAAAGAACAAATGAACTGCAGCAACTTGCTAACTTCCCTATGCGAGCAGCAAATATAATCGTTAAAGAAACAGGGAAACCAATTTTTGGAGAGCCTTATGTGGTTATAAATAAGCAAGGTGTCAATATAGCTATTCTTGCCTTAAGCTATAGAAATACACCTTTAACTGGAAATTCTAAAAACATTGAAGGTCTGGAATTTGGAATTGGTGCTGAAGCTGTCAAAGAATACCTTCCTATGCTCACTGAAAAAGCTGATATCATTGTGTTACTGTCCCATGAAGGAATGGCGGTAGATAAAATAATTGCTGAAGAAATAGAAGGCGTAGATCTTATTGTAGGTGCGCATAGTCATGATGTTATTTCCCCACCCTTAAAAATAAACAACACTTATATAGTGCAAGCGTTATCGGATGTAGCAATACTAGGAGAAACAGAAATACAAATAAGTAATAATAAAATTATAGATATTAATGCAAATTATCATTACTTATGGCACGATGAAATGTCTCCCGATGTGCAAATGCAGGAAATGATAAATCAACTAAGAAAACCATATTTATCTAAATTAGAGGAAAAAATCACAAAAACAAATTCCATAATTGGAAGGCAATATAAATCTGAAAGTCCTTTTGATAAAGTGGTAACCAGCATGATGATGGACAAACTTAACGTAGATGCTGCATTTTTACCGGGAGTTGGATATGGGATTTCATTAGAAGGAGATATCACTTCTGAAGATGTATTCAAATTACTGCCACATCCAGCAAAAATTGTAACCTTAGAAATGACAGGAGATCAAATTAGAAGAACCCTGGAACAAACTGCGATTAATATTAAACCTACAGATAAAATGAATACCGTAGGTGGGCTAATCCAATCTTCTGGCATCCAGTATAACTTAAACTTTAATAATCCAGTAGGGCAAAGAATATCTGACATTAAAATAAAAGGTGAAAATTTAGATCTTGCAAAAACCTATAAAATTGCTACTCATACCGGGATGCTTGGTGGGA
It encodes:
- the moaC gene encoding cyclic pyranopterin monophosphate synthase MoaC, yielding MSHKLSHIDESGNAAMVDVSAKEATTRIAIASGKISFPPKVFETLKSQDFLNKKGSITQTAIIAGIQAVKQTANLIPLCHQLPLSKINIEVTPVVNALNIVCEVKCNERTGVEMEALTGVSICALTIYDMCKALSQDLKISDIQLEKKEGGKSNFTRQI
- a CDS encoding molybdenum cofactor biosynthesis protein MoaE gives rise to the protein MKIDIQIVNDIDTTKVYQQLSHPESGGICVFIGSVRNTTQNKKVEALDFETYEKMAIKEMQVIAEEAIRKWKLNKVILHHAHGKKEVEDPVVMVGASSAHRDACFEACRYLIDTLKERVPIWKKEFFTNKTVWVSAHP
- a CDS encoding sulfite oxidase yields the protein MKRRDFVKKTTLSTLATLIGAEIVYGSNLLEDYNLLALQDPDPFKLFNKNKEMLVLNDKPWNIEAQAHLLDDKITPNSAMFIRNNGLIPEAIDAKKWTLTIDGESVVNQKTYTLEELKSKFEHHTYQLTLECGGNGRSEFNPPAKGNQWTVGAVHCATWTGIRLRDVLEDAGIKNNAVYTGYHAVDEHLSRDPKKEPISRGAPMVKSLQDETLLAFKMNGKEIPLAHGYPLRLVAGGWPASVSGKWINRISIRNKIHDGTKMMGTAYRVPCEPVAPGEKVKDEDMCIIESMPVKSLITYPKSGAVLKDGTSLKIRGHAWAGELEVSKMEYSIDFGAIWRECQIEDPVNRLAWQHFSASIDFPKKGYYEVWAKATDTQGVAQPMLLPGWNPKGYLNNACHRIAIKVT
- a CDS encoding sulfurtransferase, producing the protein MVWRISLLCCLLAFSSCKEEKKNKVEVTKNEEANLNISDEDDSKINYLIEVDELLKIANEPNIKILDFRKSEFYANEHIEGAMNIWRTDIEDASYPYKGMMAGKKQMETLFSGLGINTKDTIIIYDDNGLVDSTRLWWILQNYDFTKVRLLHGGITAWKEKNGAISTETPIVKRSNFKLTDAPSMKYLISKEKMIQAVANNTFIIDARTDDEFSGKRQKEGAAKGGRIPNSKSIDWAKSVNYNGDKKMKSTEDLIEIYNKLGASKDDEIIAYCHSGVRSAHTTFVLTQILGYKNVKNYDGSWTEWSQFDDLSFDQDSITTIIE
- a CDS encoding sterol desaturase family protein, producing MNEYLDAFFNAFTGTVDWTWKSILFEVPWYTNYFWGLIAISLIVWSLEMIFPWRKEQSIFRKDFWLDGFYMFFNFFIFSIAISGFYKILQLGFEDLGVSEKSLALFDPSAWPMLLQLFVFFIILDFVQWFTHTLLHKYPFFWKYHKVHHSVKEMGFAAHLRYHWMENILYKPLKTFGIMILFGFEPEQAYIVHFIAITIGHINHSNIKITWGPLKYIINNPVMHLYHHAYDLPDGKYGVNFGISLSLWDYIFKTNYVPEDSGTIELGFPGDEEFPTDFIRQNTYGFKKGQN
- a CDS encoding HesA/MoeB/ThiF family protein, producing the protein MENERYIRQTILKGFGLESQKELTNASVLVVGAGGLGVPVLQYLNAMGVGKIGVIDNDVVSLSNLHRQVLYSEKDIDKSKIVSAIEKLKAQNSNTDLIGYESFLTKNNAISIIEDYDLVVDASDNFSTRYLVNDVCVMLGKPFIYGALHGFEGYLSVFNYKEGPTYRCLFPTMPKAEEIPNCNEQGVLGVIPGIIGNLQALEAVKIITGMGKVLSRKLLIFNGLEQEYHKFNICSIPKNKIITALQESYELECNIDTSSVTANTFRGLLDSNDQLQLVDVRTEGEYQDFHLEQAINLPLDSLDLNYNSINYNKPVYFICQSGVRSVKAIQILRKYQPKATLINIEGGLNQLRDYASEH
- a CDS encoding monoheme cytochrome C encodes the protein MTKEEEFKKYAKKVYHLMILAFSIFLIAGGATIYYINDPNFSAFKSNTEALVVTPEEIDENLIENGIHVRTGLVDGVGLMAVVNNCTNCHSAKLVTQNKMSAERWNETIKWMQETQNLWDLGANQEIIVNYLVTNYPVTEKGRRENLTNIEWYGLEN